Part of the Asterias rubens chromosome 20, eAstRub1.3, whole genome shotgun sequence genome, ACAAGTTTGGCATGGCGGGAcattgtttggttttacccatacaccggtgtgtgtactgtatacttggtactttacccagttctgtgaaaacaattcaCAGGCATATATAATTGAGCCTTGACAATTTAGAGAAGATGTCTTGCCAACTAATGTTCCAGTGCATTGTTAAAATGTTCTGCTGGACCATGACATGCCAAACGACAGGGAgattatattttatgcatgagttAACTGACATGAGTGAACCCTTGTGCTCTTGACTCAAATCCAATTTGTCACTTGAgtacattaaacaaaatgatttgTTGACATTTGTGTGAATTTCCCTTCAGAAACATAATTTCAGAATTTAGGTATAAATTACTAAGCACagtaatatatatataatgttaTAAAAATTATACTATATACCCTGATATCAAATATAGACTAACATCAAAATATATTACTGAATGCTGAAAAtttgaacaacaaaattacaaataaaacaaaaatattacactatcagacacaaatttgtacaaaactGTTTTGCATTGTGCAGACTATGTAATGTGTCATCATGTTAACAAAAAGAACCAAACATTAAATCTTCATTGAGATGGCACTGTCATTAAGTATGGCACTGTTAAGTATAAAGAAAGAGGACACATCTCAAACCTTGTACATGATGTGTGTACAGATGTATTTTTACAACTCATGAGAATTGATTTGGAAGTTTAGacacaaaaaataaagtttCCTAAAGTGAGGCCTGGGGGCCTTTCACAAACcccggcttgggctccggctcaggctctGCATGCAtgagccaatttcatagagctgcttaagcaaaaaaattgcttaagcacgaaaatagctcgcttattttacacatgttactggccaaaatttcatgcaacatactttgcttgtgactggtatttagctgttgtttacttagcataccaattgagtggagtcttggccggtaatctgattttactaagcaatgatttttttgcttaagcaaaatttagtgcttaagcagctctatgaaattgggccctgatgttcgTGCAATACGCGCTGCTCCAAAATGCAGGTCAAAGACGGAGCTGCAAACACAGCCCGCAGACCCTAAGCGGGAGCCCAAGCCAAGAAAGGCACCTGCAATGCATTGTGTGAGGTGACTCTTTTTGTTAACAAATGTTACATGGCCTTTATAACATAGCAATTCCAAGATTAGttcgttttttatgttttaaagtcagtggacactattggtaattgtcatagaccagtcttctcacttggtgtatctcaacatatgcataaaataacaaacctgtgaaaatttaagcgcgatcggtcgtcggagttgcgagataactatgaaagaaaaaaacaccattgtcacacgaagttgtgtgcttttagatgcttgatttcgagacctcaagttttaaacttgaggtctcgaaatcgtggaaaatgacttttttctccaaaactacgtcacttcagagggagccgtttctcacaatgttttaatactatcaacctctccccattactcgttacccaatcaaggttttatgccaatactaattttgagtaattaccaatagtgtccactgccctgaAAAAACATCGGTCTCTGAACAGAAAGCTCAAAAAATGAGTGTTCATAAATATCATCTGCTGTGGTGATTTTGAGGCAGTTTAACGCCAAGCTGGCGTTAAAAGCCAATCTCTttcatacaaatattggttttataataataaattgcacaaatcaagaaattatgaTTCAGTATTACTAGACGATCAAACTTATTGTCGCCATCATTGTGAaatggttagcttggtaggattcgagcCCACAACCGTATGATTGGTAGTCTAACTCTGATCAGTTGGTAACATTCAAAGTGCTAATGAGCATGGCACCAACATGGCCTGTCGGCAAGTCGTACAATCTGATTATTGTATAGACCTTTCAAGTTTTTGCCTAATGAGTTTGGCAAACTATGGAAAGcaacaaatgcaaaaacaaatagCCACAGTTTATAACAACAGTAAAACAGATACATCCATTCCAATAATAacggtgttgaatttgttggaaataaAGCAACCAGCCATAGGTggtattgaatttaattttaaaagtttgcAGCAGATATTGAATTTGGCTAACACATTTGTTAACAcgactgaatgttttgctaacatCCAGCCGCCCGTTTAGCAAAAATGGGAAAGGTCTATACATTACCATCTTGATGACCTTTTGAACTTATGACCTCGGTGTAAGCTTGACCTGAATACCACCGCTGGGACGTAGAATCAGCTCCGACAGTGGCAACACTTCGTCTGGAGTCTGCAGGGATTGGATGTTGAACCGTCTCAGGACGGCAGACACCATCACCTTCTCTTCCATCATAGCGAAGCGTTGACCTAAAAACAACAGATCAAAattgatcaaaaacatttctctttttttctttttttccaaaattcaattcattttGTCATAAGTAGTTACTAAAAGTAGTAAACTTGCAAGTGCAACtatgtatttaattttgttgtgggtATGATGGCTCTGAGAAGATCAGGTGTGGTCGCGACGTTATGATTCTGTTCGAAAGTACCATAGTTattaaaacttttgttttacatgtttgtttaaGAGAAAAGGAAAATTCCGAAAAATCACCCAATCTTTAGGCAAGGGctctgtaaacaaaacacaatagcCACAAAATTGTGCATCGAACTCACCGATACAGTTTCTTGCGCCGGCTGAGAAAGGTACGTAGGCGTAGGCGTGACGGTTAACGCAATTCTCCGGCAAGAATCTATCGGGATCAAACTCCTCAGGGTTGGGGAATACCTCGGGGTCCCTATGGAGCCCAGTAATCAGGGCGATAGCATTCACCCCTTTGGGTAACTTGTATCCACCTTTGGGTATAAGAATATCAAGAGGGGCTCGTCAGGCTGTTGATTAACTATTCTGAGGAAGAATTCGCCTGAAGGTAATTAGGTTTGGATAGTTTTTCAGTATAAAATCTGAGAAAAGATTCAGCATGAATATTtcctcagatttctgagggttggtgtgtCCGTTCgtgaatgctgcggccagaggTGCGGTTGGTACCCTCGCTAAGAGTGGATGGATTCAAAAATATTGCGAcagttttgtaaccgttttctcagcaagaggacactgtattcagctgataCTTTCACATGTGGCTTTCATTATGTCTTTCTTCATActacttgctaaggtgctgtggattttaagaaattagtataaaaaaaaattacaaaaacaattttcgtctcaatgagacagaaattattttagcatgtttttACGCAACGGATTctcctaaagaaaaaaaaaaagctctgtgctttcctttttttttcttctcaaaaacttgacaactaatgaagctgaaactactacaggtaaattatgctacatacatgtacatcttcattcagtGTGTAGCGACACATTGTCATGCCACAAAtggattattaaaaaaaagaacccCCTGTGAGGATGGGAAGTTTTTCCACTCACCAATCACACAATCCTCCTCAAGGGTGCGTCCGATGAAAGGCACAGAGGGATAAATCCTGAGAGTTTCCTTCAAGACGCGGGTCAGGTACGAAAGACGCTGCAGCTGGTCAGACGTTGCTGGCTCATCATTGTCACCTAAGAGGGCATTACAGGAACGATGCCAGAATAAAACATCATTTTCACGcgacaactcacacctgttatctttaTGTCATTCCTTTTCAAAACAATGGACTAATCATGCACAAACCAATAGGGCTGCTAACTGCCCCAGGTggattaactgctcatccattgagtttaaaggcactgtatacgtttggtaattgtcaacaaccagtgttcttacttggtgtatcccatcataagcataaaataacaagcctgtgaaaatttgggctcaattggtcatcgaagttggacgaatttgtgtgctttcagataggaataaaagacttctagctaaaagtcttttaatattttagtgagaaattacctctttctcaaaaaggtacttcaaagggaatcagttcccacaatgttttatactatcaacatctctccaatgctcgttactatgtcagttataaagttaatatttgttttgagtaattaccaaacatgtaccttccctttaatgactAAAGTATTCCAATATAAACACACTCACTCCCTGTATACAGGATAACAGCAATGTTACTGGCCCATCGAATCAAATTGTGCCTACCagatcaggttaccagccaaaataccattcaaCATATTTATGAATGGTATCCTGTTTATTTTTGCCTACCAGAAAATTGTCAAGCAATATATTTTGCAGTTTCAGCAGTTGGTAACACTTAAGAAATGTTCTTGTAATATAagaactatttatttatttgtttgttccataaataaaatgcaaaaatcacaaaatgatTTTACTCACCAAAGACTTCGTCCAGCTCCTCGTGGACCCTCTGCTGAATCTCGGGATGTCGTCCCAGTAGGTACAGGCACCAAGATGCACCTGCAGCTGTGGTGTCATGACCCTAAACAAAAACCAGTCATACAAATATCTAGCAAAACCTACGTAATAGAAAAAGAGCCCACTTTCaaagagctacttaagcagaacaaaattactattaacacaaaatgtatttgcttagcagagttaggcagaccagggcccaatttcatggctctgcttaccgccgaattctgcgcttacgatcacgattccccgcttacgtgcaagcgccgaatttctgcgctagccttgtaagcgtagaatgcctaataaagtggagtacgcatgcgcagaagccaaaattcgccgctagccCGTGAAcaacgcttgccgtaagcacagaattctctgcttccgtaagcgccaattctgtgcttacggtaagcagagccatgaaattgggcccaggagctCGTATGACTATTTAGTTAGTCGTTGTAACGCTCATGGGGTAAGAGATGGAGCAACTCAAAAAAAGGAATGTGATTTTTGGAGGAGGTCTTGATCCCAGTTGTTTATAATGCAGGTCCGTGGCAATTTTATCACAAGGATTCATTTCACATCACACAATATTTCGATTTTCAGAGCAACAGCCAACGTTTTGAGATCTCGTGTGAAACAGGCTTTTGAAACTCAGAAACTCTCACCTCGAACATGAAGGTGTCGACCTCCTCTCTGATATCTTCGAACGTGAAGCTGTTGTCCTCGCGGTGCATGTGTAGCAGGAGGTCCAGAAAGGCCAGACGCCGCTTCTTGGGCTCTTCCACCGATTGCTCATCAATCCCTCTGGGGTAGAGTTCACTGAACTTGCTATTTCTCTCTTTAATAACCTAGTGTTGTTttagtcaaataaataataataaaataataatagtaggaaGATGAAAAGAAAGTAACTGTGTTTGGGGCGTTTTTTTCAGAGGGAAGACAACCAGACTGTATGTATTCAACCAACAGATATTGTTTTTAAGCCTACAGAACAATTTGGCGTGTTGGCACAGTGCAGGGTTTTAATGACCAAGGAGACGGACACACTTTTCACTCTGTTTGTTTTATCCCCGTGGAAAACAGACTCAGTGTGGCCCCATGACTTTTCTTACCCCACAATTACCTGGGCGCACTTTTAAACTGTGTccctattcaattcaattcaattaatcttTCTCAGATCCCAAAAAGGGTCATTCAAATGCTCGCATTTAATTCCACAGGATTTCAGTTGCACATTTCATTACCCCAGGCTTTTACCGCTACCCCGGGTTGTGCCCATTTGCCAGACCAGGGGTAAAGGAACCGTAGTGTGAAAGGGCCTGCGGTTATTCAGCCCCGGGGACTATCTAGTGAAAAGAGCTAGAGGTTCAGAAGACTCAATCTGAACCATCCCTCTCTCTATTACAAATTGTAGGTTTGGAAGGTAACTTACTGAGCTTGTAGCATCATGAAGGACTTTCAAGCATCGAGCGTGCTCTTTACCGCTCGGTAACACGGAGTAGAGACCGTCAAACCAATACCAAGGGTACTTCTGTCTCTCTTGGATCAACTCACTCATTCTAGAATAGGAatcaataaaaaacataatCCTAActctaaaacaaatattattaacaaTGATCAAATATAAAGAGAGGAGAGCTGAGAAGAGCAGCGATTTAAAGAGACCAGATGATGGCGGTgactccaggagtgcgccaCCACTACAacttgcaggcctgatacttcacggaggcaacggaggcgattgcctccgttgccccttgccattgccttggtgcccttgaaatgctctagtagaaatttacaatttcctcatagggtgccctttgccaaagagaaaatgccttggtgcccttgccttttcaaaaatgaagcatacaggtctgaaCTTGAGGACGAGGTGTCCACGGCCAGAAGTCTTTGCCAAATGATGATGAGAAATATAAAGAGCATTCATACCACTAAATAAAATGAACCAATCTGCCGAAAGGAAAGCAACAAAAGGAACAAAGAgagtaaagaaacaaaaaaattgatatgTTCATACTTCATCCGTAAACGAATGGCAAGGGCATTAAGCTGAGGAACAATCAATACACACTGTTTTCCAATTGTGACGCAAGAAAATTCGCTTTGCTTCCGCAAAAGTGTGAACACTTAAACTAGTCAGCGGGTCAATCATAGAGAAGTAAACCAAATTTTCTTTTCCCAACTCACTTTATGACCGACTGTACGTATTCACTCTTCTCGTCCTCCTGCGCACGGATGTTCTTCCCCATTGCCGTTTCTGCAAAAGTTAAAGTTAAATTTTAAAGAGACCGAATAAGTACTCACTCTGCAGAAGTGCAGTTAATtgtctaccttccgcccaggtagtgaTTAAAatacaggacagttcttttcagaactcgGAAGTCTtctgaattaaaaaaatctactctgtggttgtagaatataaagcaagatcTCTTTAAGAACAatctctacctggcaagtagatacacacatggtattaccacaaaccaaatatttattgatacctcacctgCATGCAATACTTGAAATACCGATTACAAACTATACTTACCACAGATAATATCCAAAGAACACTGTGTTATAATTGGGAATATGTTAAACGCTCGACCGTCTGCCATTGTCGACAGCTTCCGTGCCAAGATGTCAGCCTTTTCATTAAACACAACccgaaagttgttcaggatgctgaAATGGAATGTTGGCGTCAGGAGCTTACGACGATGAAACCACTTGCTCCCTTTACTGGAAAAATAAAGAGTTccagaaaattgtatttgtgCAGGATTTGAAACCTGTGGCTTGGGTCCAGTTTCGAGCTGTGTGACCGACTCTAAACATGGTGCAGGATTTGAAAACCAGTGGCAATTGGGTCCAGTTTCGAGCTGTGTGACTGACTCTAAACATTTTAGTATTAAGTAGCAAAGGGTATAAACGAAACGCTCAAttgttttgtcaagtattccttggacagcttgcaaaatgagcGTCTTTATTAAAATAGACATAACCCCTCTTAGGAATCATCAATTtcttaaactattttttttctaatcaGCAGGAGAGAGTGCTTCTTAAATTATATgctttactgaacttttgagtgtcatttgtctgttttgaaaaac contains:
- the LOC117303653 gene encoding cytochrome P450 4V2-like, which encodes MSILFPVFLTAAAVFTVYYVLIHLVYGPWKRFQYFNKEIPGPPALPIVGNAHMFDRDPAKFYQQVLQFCRDYPKVFRIMLGPTCMIAIHNAKDAEVLFNSTKHITKSFVYDFLHPWLGAGLLTSKGSKWFHRRKLLTPTFHFSILNNFRVVFNEKADILARKLSTMADGRAFNIFPIITQCSLDIICETAMGKNIRAQEDEKSEYVQSVIKMSELIQERQKYPWYWFDGLYSVLPSGKEHARCLKVLHDATSSVIKERNSKFSELYPRGIDEQSVEEPKKRRLAFLDLLLHMHREDNSFTFEDIREEVDTFMFEGHDTTAAGASWCLYLLGRHPEIQQRVHEELDEVFGDNDEPATSDQLQRLSYLTRVLKETLRIYPSVPFIGRTLEEDCVIGGYKLPKGVNAIALITGLHRDPEVFPNPEEFDPDRFLPENCVNRHAYAYVPFSAGARNCIGQRFAMMEEKVMVSAVLRRFNIQSLQTPDEVLPLSELILRPSGGIQVKLTPRS